The segment CGACCTCCGCGCCGTAGCGCCGCGACAGCCGGCTGAAGAACGCGCGGGCCGTCTCCCTGCCCGATCGTCCGGCCTCGTAGGCCTCGAGCGCGCGCTCGACGACAGCCGCCACGGAGCGGCGCTCCTGCCGCGCCAGGCGATGGGCGAGCGCGCGCGCCTTGGCGCTGCGCACCGAGAGCTGGGGTTCGGCCATCGCTGGAAGCTAGGGGTCGACCGTGGTGCCGTCAAGATGGCAGCTGCCATCCTGCCGGCACGACGCCTTGCGCAGAGGGGCAAGGCGCGGAGCATCAGCGCAGCGTCTTGCCCTATAGCTTCCCCCACCCCCCTTAAAGGGGTGGGGGAAGCTGGGGGGGATGGCAGGGGGATCGCCGGGGGATCGCCGGCCATCGGAGCCGGGGATCGCCGGGGGGATGGCAGGCGATGGCTGGGGATCGCCGGGGGATCGGCGAGGGGATCGGATCGCGGATGGAAGGTACGGCACCGGCGCTCACTCCTCGGCGCTTCCGACGCTGACTTCGCCCGGCAGGCGCGTGTCATGCGGCCGTACATAGAGCCGGCGCTTGCTGGCCGAGCCCAACTCCACCTTGACGATCCTGCCCGCCGCGACCAGGCGCTCCTGCGCGGCGATCAGCGAATGCCAGTTCCAGCGCCGGCACGCGGCCTGCGCGCGCAGGCGCACCGCCAGCCCGTTGCGGGCATGGCTGTCGGCCGGCACCAGCACGCCGTCGCCCACCAGCTTGCGCAGGCCGGCGAGCACGGCGTTGTCGATTTCCAGGCGGTCGACGGTGTCGGTGCGCGCGCGCGGCGCCTCGCTCTGCGGCACGAAGACATGCTCGCGCCAGGTGAGCTTCAGCGCGCTGCCCGACGGGCCGTAGTTGTTCTTCATCAGCTTCAGGATCCGGGCATCGTTGCTCTCCTCTTCGCTGCCGTCGATGGCGGGGGCGTGCGTCAGGTACAGGCGGCCGCGCACGGTGTTGTGCCAGGCGGTGCTGCCGCTCAGCCCCGAGCCGCTGTTGAGCCCGGTGAGCGAGGGATGGCCGGTGAGCAGCACGGCGCCGTCGTTGATCAGCGCCAGCCGGCGCAGCGCGGTGAGGAACTGGCGCACCTGCGGGCGGATGATCTCGTTGCCCATGAAGGTGTCGGCCACGGTGTCGACGACGATCAGCTGCGCGCCGCTCTCGCGGATCCTGGTCTCGAGCTGGTGGTAGAGCGCGGTCTCCTCGCCGATGTCGTTGCGGCCGAAGACCATCAGCTCGTTGGCCATGGCGACGCGGCTGACCAGGGTGAGCGCGCCGAGATCGCGCATCTGGCAGCCGTACCGGGCGTTGATGCGGTCCTGGCGGAAATGCAGCTCGTCGCCGTCGTCCTCGCAGAACAGCGCCAGCACCGGCACCGGCGCCGGCTGCGTCGGGATGCCGAGGAAGGGCCGGCCCAGCGCCAGCGAGGTGGCGAGCTGCTGCGCCAGCAGCGACTTGCCGACGCCGCCGTCGCCGCTCAGCAGGGTGACGTTGCCGCGCACCAGCATGTCGGGCACCAGCCAGCGCCGGGGCGGCACCGGCCTGTCCTGCCAGGCGGTCGGATCGATGGTGTCGAAGCGTGCGAGATTGCTGAGTTTCATGGTTTGGCCCTTGCCCAGTCGTTGAAATCGCCGAAGCCCCGCGGCGGGCGCTCGATGCGCACCGTGCGGCCCTGCCGGCCGAGCAGCCGCGCCGCCTGGCGCGCCTGCTTCAGCCCGGTGGCGCCGTCGTCGGCGAAGATCACGACGGCGCGGCAGATCTCGGGCAGCCTGACCTGGCCCAGCCGGTGGGCGCCGAGCGTCGCCCACACCGGCAGGCTGTAGAGCTCGGCCGCCGACAGCGCCGTCTCGACGCCCTCGGCCAAGCCCATCAGGTCCGCCGGCGGCCGCAGGCGCACCGCGCCGTCGTCCATCGGCCCCAGCCCGGCCTTGGGCGGATCGAGCGCGGCCTTGCCGCGCCCGTCATCGCAGAGCCACGTGCGCTGGATGGCGATGACCGTGCCGGCAGGATCCTGCACGGCGGCGATCAGCGCCGGGTGCGCCGTGGGGCGGTGGATGTGATCGTGCCGGGCGAGGAAGCGCAGGCTGTCGGGCAGCGGCGCCCTGATCCGTCGGCTGCGCAGATAGACCTCGCCCAGCGTGCCGGCGACCGGCACCGCCGCCTGCCAGATCGACAGCGCCCGCCGGCGCTTGCGCAGCGCCGCCTGGTCCTCGGTCTCCGGCGTCAGCACGGGCTGCACCGGCGGCCGCTCGGCGCGCCCCGGCCACAGGCCACGCTGGCGCAGCGCCGCGATCACGTCGGTGCCCTTGCAGCCGGCGAAGCAATGCAGCAGCACCCGGCCTTCGGGCGTGCACGTCACCGACAGCGAGGGCGTGCCGTCCTGATGCGCCGGACACCGGCACATGCCGTGATTCGCCGCCCATCGCCCGCCCAGGGCGGCGACGATGCGGGAGGCGGAGGCAGCGGCGCGCATGCGGCGGATGTTGCCGCATCGTTCTCATCTTGTAAATTTCTAATTTTGGCAATACAACACTCCGTGCGGCCCAACGGAGCGCACAGCGATGCCTACCAGATGCAGGGTATCTCAGAGGTCCAGGCACTCAACACCGTGTGCGAGTTGCCAAAATGTTCCGGGAGGGATTTCCTCCGGCAATGTCGCGCTCCCACAATCGTCCACCATCGTCGGGGCAATCCCCCACCGGTCCAGCCTATCGGGACGATCCCGACGCCCGGATGCGCCATATCCTGCGAAGCATGATCGTCGACGGCGACGCGCGGCGGGTCGTGCAGGCCTATCTGCGGGCGATGCGCGCCGGCGAGAACGCCGATCAGGTCGCCGTCACCCTGATCGCCGGGTTGCGGCCCGGCCTGACCCTCGCCGAACCTGCCGAGATGCTCGAGCGCATGCTTGCCTGGATCGCGGCCGAGCACGGCGAGTGGTGGCGCAGGGCACTGCAGCGACCGCCGCCGCTTCACAGCCTCCGCCTGCGCGAGCTCTACCGCCGCGGCTGGATCATCCAGGCCAGCTGCGGCCGGCACAGCGAGCCGACGATCAACTTCTCCGTCATTCTGGCCGAGCACCTGATGAACCGGATCGACCCGCCGGTGGACGAAGCGCTTGCCAGGCTGCGGTGCCCGAAGTGCCAAATGCGCGTCGACGGTGCCAGGGTGACCAGGCTGCCGGCGTTCGCCGAATCGTTCCTGGCGCGCGCGACGCGCCATCGCCGCTGAAGCGCCGGCCGATTCGTGCGACTGGGGAGGTGGCGGATGTTCCGGGCTGCAACAGCTGACTTTTCACCGTGCTGAGCCGCCGCCGGGCCCTGGCACAAAGCGAGCAGCCGCGGCAGATTGGAAGTGTTCACGCAACCTCTGCGAAGCGATGCCGTTAAATTCCTCACGATCAGGGGAGCGCAGCCAATGCGGGCGGCGATAGCGCGGATCTTGGCGGCCCCTGAAGCGGGACCACCCGATATCGACGCAGCAGACGGGTCGCCCGTGGCACGGAACGGCAAGGCGTCGGCTCCCGCAGTCCTGGTGGTCGAGGACGAAGTCATCATCCGGCTGGTCGCAGCCGACGTTCTGCGCGAGTGTGGCTATCGAGTCCTGGAAGCAAAGACCGGCGAAGAAGCTCAAGCCATCATGGGCGCCGGCGAGCAGGTCGACGTGCTGTTCACCGACATCGACCTCGGTCCCGGAATCAGCGGAATGGAACTCGCGAGTTGGGTGCGCGAGAATCACCCGAGCGTGCGCATCATTCTCACGTCGGGCGTCGGGCGTATGACGGACGTGGCGCATCTGTGCGATGCGCCGCCCATGCCCAAGCCCTACGACTACGGCGAGCTGATCCGCCAGGTGAAGAGCCTCATGAGCGCGGCGGAATCGATCTGACCCATATCGAGCAGCTGGTTGTCTACCGCTCTTGCAGGGTGAAGGCCTCGAACCTGGGATCCACGACGCCGAGAGCCGCATACGCCTCGCCAAGCGTGTGGACCAGCCGTGGGCTGTCGGAGTCTCGCTGCTCCTGGTAGGCCTTGTACAGCCGCGCCAGGCCGAAGATCTCCGATCCTCTGGGGACGACATAGATCCGTGGCATGCCGCCCATGATCGGGGGCCTGGTACCGCGGAGGGCGAATTCGCCGGTCGGCACGAGCACCTGGGCCACGTCGCTGAAGTCCACGATGCTCTTCAGCAACCCCTCGCGCTCAAGGACCGCCGCACCGAGGCGATCGTGCATCCTGAGGTCGTCCGGCGTGATGCTGTCCCAGAAGCGAACGGAAACGAGCCGGTTGGTGCGGTCCACACGAAAGGTGAGCATGTCGTCCCCGTTTGCGCCCGAGTCTGCCGGCGCCGGCCCCGTCCGATCCACGGGTCTGCAGGCCGGCGGGTGAATGCTACCCGACTGGATCGCATTGTTCGCGCAGCCATCACAGGTCGGCAACGGGACTTCCCAGGTCCGTCGGCCAGATTGTCATCGATGCTTCGCCGACGACATCCTGCCGGTCCGTTCGCCGAGCAGCGGCATCGGACGCTACATGAATAGACCGCGAGGCATGCGCGTGGTCCTTTGCGTCGGCGCCGGCCGCCTGGCCGGTCCAGCCTTCGCGCCTTGAAGCGCCGCTTGCAGACCGGCCGCGCTGACATCGATCCTGCCGCCTACACACCGCAACCAGCCGCGACGCTGCAGCGCGACCAGCGCCCGTCCTGTGGCAACACCGCTGCACCCGCGCTCGTGCATGCGCAGCTCGAACTCGTGGACGGGCAACTGACGTGGGGAGGTCGCTGCGATGACCTCCAGTCCGATGGTCGCATAGGAAGGCAGCCGCCGTTTGCGCATGCCCGGGAACGCGGTGCCTCCGCCAAGGTTTCCTGGTCGTTGGCGCGCGCAACAGGGTTCACCTCGCGGCACGACGTGCGCGCCGCCAATCATGCCGATTCGAGGCCGCCAGGACGTCGGCATGTGTCATGATGCCGGGGGGCTGTCGAGGTCGCTTTGGGGGGAGCAGGTCGTGACCGTGTTCAACGTCGTTCGTTTCAAGGTCAAGCCGGGCATGGACGGGGCGTTTCTCGACGCCCACAAGTCGATCGCCGAGACCTGGTCGGGGCTGCGCCACGCCAGCATCATCAGGACCGGCGACGGCCGCTACTGCCTGATCGCGGAGTGGGAAAGCGCCGAGGCGCTGGCCGCCGGGCGGCCGCCGATGATCGCCACCCTCAACAGCTTCCGCCACACCCTCGACGAGCTGGGCGGCGGGCTGGGCGTCACCGACGCGGTCTCGGGACCGGTCGTGCTGTCGGCGAAGTGAGAGCCCGGCGCGGCTGAGCGCGTCCGTCGCGACGCCATGGGCGCTTTACGCCGCAGAGCCTGGTACTGGCTGGCGTTCGGACTGGTCGGCGGCGGTGTCGCGCTGGCGGCCGCCTTGGGCGGCGAGCGGATCGGCGACGGGCTGGACGTGGCGATCGCCACGGTCGCTGCCACCTGCGCCGCGCTTGGCCTGTCGGTCGCCCTCGTCGCGCTGCTCGCCGCGCGGGGCCAGGACCGGCTGCTTGCCGGCCGCGGCGTGATCGCGCGCTGGCAGGTCACGCCGGCTGAGTGGGATCGCTTCCGAGCCTTCGACGCCAGCCGCGCCACGCAGCATCCGGCGCTGATCAACGATCTGCCGATGCGCGGCGGCACGCCCGGGCGCGCCGTCGAGGTGATCGTCGGCCGCGCGGAGCTTCTCGTCGACGGCACGTACCACACGTTGAGACCGCGCGGCCTGCCCGAGCTGCGCGCGGTCGGGTGGCTGGCCGCGCCGGCCGATCCCGAATGCCTGGAGTTCGCGCTGCTCTATCCGGGCGACCGGTTCGGCACCGCCAGGCGACGCAGCCTGCGCGTGCCGGTGGCGCCTTCGGCGCGCGAAGACGGCGTGCGCGTCTACCATCATTTCCGCGCGCTCATTCCCGTGCGCCGGCCGGGCCTCGCCTATCGCCGGCCGGGGCTGGTCATCGGTGGCGGTCTCGGCCTCGTGCTCGCCTGCCTGGCGGCGAGCGGCGTCGGCTGGCTGCTCGACGCGCGCGGCGTGGGCGGCGAGCTGCCGGCGATTCTCATGCAGCTGGGCCTGGTGGTCGCCCTCTTTCCGCTGCTCGTCACCGCGATCGTCGTGCTGATAACGCAGCCGTGGAAGCCATAGCGTCTTGCATTCCCTAGAAGTGAGTGTATAATCACTCACTTCTATGATGCATGACGCAGGGGAGCGCCGGGGGCAATGAC is part of the Alphaproteobacteria bacterium genome and harbors:
- a CDS encoding plasmid stabilization protein; amino-acid sequence: MAEPQLSVRSAKARALAHRLARQERRSVAAVVERALEAYEAGRSGRETARAFFSRLSRRYGAEVDLERELRAHRRPHRGLDL
- a CDS encoding AAA family ATPase, whose product is MKLSNLARFDTIDPTAWQDRPVPPRRWLVPDMLVRGNVTLLSGDGGVGKSLLAQQLATSLALGRPFLGIPTQPAPVPVLALFCEDDGDELHFRQDRINARYGCQMRDLGALTLVSRVAMANELMVFGRNDIGEETALYHQLETRIRESGAQLIVVDTVADTFMGNEIIRPQVRQFLTALRRLALINDGAVLLTGHPSLTGLNSGSGLSGSTAWHNTVRGRLYLTHAPAIDGSEEESNDARILKLMKNNYGPSGSALKLTWREHVFVPQSEAPRARTDTVDRLEIDNAVLAGLRKLVGDGVLVPADSHARNGLAVRLRAQAACRRWNWHSLIAAQERLVAAGRIVKVELGSASKRRLYVRPHDTRLPGEVSVGSAEE
- a CDS encoding toprim domain-containing protein, producing the protein MRAAASASRIVAALGGRWAANHGMCRCPAHQDGTPSLSVTCTPEGRVLLHCFAGCKGTDVIAALRQRGLWPGRAERPPVQPVLTPETEDQAALRKRRRALSIWQAAVPVAGTLGEVYLRSRRIRAPLPDSLRFLARHDHIHRPTAHPALIAAVQDPAGTVIAIQRTWLCDDGRGKAALDPPKAGLGPMDDGAVRLRPPADLMGLAEGVETALSAAELYSLPVWATLGAHRLGQVRLPEICRAVVIFADDGATGLKQARQAARLLGRQGRTVRIERPPRGFGDFNDWARAKP
- a CDS encoding response regulator, translating into MRAAIARILAAPEAGPPDIDAADGSPVARNGKASAPAVLVVEDEVIIRLVAADVLRECGYRVLEAKTGEEAQAIMGAGEQVDVLFTDIDLGPGISGMELASWVRENHPSVRIILTSGVGRMTDVAHLCDAPPMPKPYDYGELIRQVKSLMSAAESI
- a CDS encoding antibiotic biosynthesis monooxygenase is translated as MTVFNVVRFKVKPGMDGAFLDAHKSIAETWSGLRHASIIRTGDGRYCLIAEWESAEALAAGRPPMIATLNSFRHTLDELGGGLGVTDAVSGPVVLSAK